The sequence TATCAACCCATTGAATTTCCTTATCAAAGAAACTGAATCTAGGTTTCTCTTAAAGCAATTGAGCCATGTGCATATTGCATGGGAAACAGCTCAAAAGCCCTTGCACTTTGTGCGGCGCGGCCGCATATTGTTGCGGTGCGGTAGCGCTTGGCGTTACCGCTGCCCTCCTTGGGCGTTTCCTCCCTAGACTTGGGCCGCTTCTTCATCAGAAGCGGCCCTTTTTTCTTTCAGCCTCAGCTTTCATTTCGGCGCGCGCAAACAGCGAAGCGAAAACGCGTGCGCGCCAATCGCTGGTCGCGCGATCGTCTTAAGAAAAAGCTCTCGCCTATTCCGCGGCGGCCTGGAACGGGCCGAGATCGCCGAACGGGACCGTGGTGGCCAGCACATCGGCAAGCACGCCAAAGTCGTTTGCCACCTGCGCAAAGCGCGGGCCGCGCTCGCGCCGCCGTTCGTCCATGTAGATTGCGCGGTTGAGCTCGAGCTGCACGGCGTGCAGTCCGCTTGCCGGGTTGCCGTAGTGTTCGGTGATGAAGCCGCCGGCATAGGGCTTGTTGCGGCCGATCGAATAGCCGAGCCCGGCGAGGGTCTCCTCGACCCGGTCAGGCAGCAGCGGCGTGCAACTGGTGCCATAGCGGTCGCCGATCACGACGTCAGGCCGGCGCGGCTCGTCCCTGCTGACGCCGACCGACGGCATCGAGTGGCAGTCGACCAGCACCACGGTGCCGAACATCTGGTGCACCTTGTTGATCAGCCGGCGCAGCGCGCGATGATACGGCTTGTACAGCGTCTCGATCCGCGCCAGCGCATCGTCGACCAGGATGCGGTCGCGGTAGATCTCCTGGCCGTCGCCGACCACGCGCGGAATGGTGCCGAGGCCGCCGGCGACCCGCATCGAACGGGTGTTGGCAAAGCTCGGCAGGCGCCCGGTGAACATGCGCGGATCGAGCTCATAGGGCTCGCGGTTGACGTCGACATAGGAGCGGGGAAAGTTGACCCGCACGGTCGGAAAGCCGCGCTCGCTGAGATGGCCGATCAGCTCGTCCATGAAGGAATCTTCGGAGCGCCGCAGCGTCGGCAGGTCGATCCGCGAGGCGCTCAAAAATTCGTCCGGATAGGTCGAGCCGGAATGGGGCGAGTTGAAGATGATTGGCGCGCGCCACTCGGCGGGCTCCACGATCTCGAAGGCTGGCGACACCTCGCCGTCAAACCGGGTCATCTTCTCAGGCTTCGTCCCTTAGGCTCAGGCTTCGCCCCCTTGGCGCCGCGGCATCCGGATGGGTCCGGATCGAATGATTCGGCCGGTCGAGCGGCTCTTATGTGTCGTCATTGTCCGGAATCGCAACCATTCTGCCAAGTGAAAAGATGCGATCCGTGCTGGAACATGCCTTAACCGTGCGGACATCGAGGTGGGATCGATGCGACTGGCTCGATTGATTCACAACGCGTTCGGGTTCACAAGGAGCCGGGCAGCGCGCGCCGCGAGGGTAAAGATTTTCACCCCAAATTTACCCTCTGTCGGGCTTAGTGACCTCTGCTGATATCCTCTGGGGATTCGACGTTTCCTGCCATGCCAAAGATCCTGCTCGCCGAAGACGACAACGACATGCGCCGTTTCCTGGTCAAGGCCCTGGAAAACGCCGGTTTTCAGGTCTCGTCCCATGACAACGGCATGGCCGCCTATCAGCGGCTCCGCGAAGAGCCATTCGAGATGCTGCTGACCGACATCGTGATGCCGGAAATGGACGGCATCGAGCTCGCCCGAAGGGCCTCGGAACTCGACCCCGACATCAAGATCATGTTCATCACCGGCTTTGCGGCGGTCGCCCTGAACTCGGATTCGGACGCGCCCAAAAACGCCAAGGTGCTGTCCAAGCCCGTGCATCTGCGCGAATTGGTCAGCGAAGTGAACAAGATGCTGGCGGCCTAAATCGGCCCGCTCGGTCCTTGCGCACGCTCCCTTGAGCCGTTATAGGGACCCGACCCGACGTAAATGGACTTTTAGGGCACGTAGCTCAGCGGGAGAGCACTACCTTGACATGGTAGGGGTCACAGGTTCGATCCCTGTCGTGCCCACCATCCTTCGCTCGCGAAGCGAGTGAAGGATGCCACGACGGAGCCCAAAGGGCGCAGGCGGGCTGCCGTCGCGAGCTTCGGCTAGGCAAGCCACGTTCCAACCAATCCTAACGCGAAGCGTGTCCGGCGTAGCTCGCAGAGCGAAGACGGACTGGAGCAACTTGGAACACGCCTCCACACTCCGGCATTGTTCCGCCATGCCCAAACCCTTCCACCGCGGCGATCACGTCAGCTGGAATTCCGAGGTCGGTCGCGTGCGCGGCCACATCCTCCGCGTCCACACCAAAGACGTCGATTACAAGGGCCATACCCACCACGCCTCTCCGGACGATCCGCAATACGAGATCAAGAGCGACAAGACCGATCACGTCGCCCTCCATAAGGGCAAGGCGCTGCGGCGGCTCAAGAGCTGATCGGCGCAAGATGAGCTGACGAGGCGTCCCATGGCTCATCCCTTCTTTACGATCGGCCATGCCACACGCTCGATCGAGGAATTCGTCGCGCTGTTGCGAACCAGCTCCGTCACCTTCGTCGCCGATGTCCGCACGGTACCCCGCTCGCGCACCAATCCGCAGTACAATCGCGAGACACTGCCACAATCGCTTGCGGCCGTTTCGATCGGCTATGAGCACATCGCCTCGCTCGGAGGCCTGCGCAGCCGCAAGCGCGAGGTGCCGCGCGAGACCAACGCCTTCTGGCAGAACGACAGCTTTCACAACTACGCCGACCACGCCATGGGCGCAGCCTTTCACGAGGGTCTCGCGCATTTGCGCGAACTCGGGCGGGCCAGGCGATGCGCCATCATGTGTGCGGAGACGTTGTGGTGGCGCTGCCACCGCCGGATCATCACCGATTATCTGCTCGCCGCCGGCGAGACGGTGTTTCACATTCTTGGCCCCGGGCAGGTCGACGAGGCCAAAATGAATCCGGCCGCGCATATCCTACGTGACGGCCGGCTCGATTACCCCGCGCCCTTCAGCCCTTGACCGCGCCGGCGGTGAGCCCCGAGACGAGATAGCGCCGCACCGCGAGCGAGAAGATCAAGACCGGTGCCATCACCAGCGAGCCGCCGGCGGCGATCTTGCCCCATTCCCAGCCCTCGTAGTTCATGAAGTTGACGACGGCGACCGGTGCGGTGCGCGCGTTGGTGCGGGTCAGGATCAGCGCGAAGAAGAAGTCGTTCCAGGCGTAGAGGAAGCACAGGATCGCGGTCGCGGCGATGCCGGGCGTCACCATCGGCAGCACGATTCGTGTGAACACCGTGCGCGTCCGCGCGCCGTCGACGAGCGCCGCCTCCTCCAGCGAGACGGGAATCGTGTCGAAGAACGGCTGCATCATCCAGATCACCAGCGGCAGGTTGAAACTGGTGTAGACCAGCACGAGGCCCGTGATGGTGTCGAGCAGGCCGATCCAGCGATAGAACAGGAAGAAGGGAATCGTGAACGCGATCGGCGGCGCCATGCGCGTCACCAGGATGGCGAAGGAGAGGCCGTGCTTGCCGCGGCCGGCCCAGCGCGACAGCGCGTAGGCGGCGGGGACTCCGAGCAGCAGCGCCAGCGCGGTCGAAAGCGAGGCGCTCAAGAGGCTGTTGACGAAGGAGGCCGAGAACGCGCTGTGCCAGAGCGAGATGTAATTCTCCAGCGTCGGCGTGAAGATCAAAGGCGGCGGGAATTGCAGGATCTGGTCGTTGGTCTTGAAGCTCATCTGCAGCAGCCACAGGAACGGCGACAGCAGGATCAGCAGCGTCACCGTGATCGCGATCAGCCGGCCGGGCGTCGCCTTGCGCAGGGACGATTCGCTCATGCCAGCGCCTCTCGGCGCCGGCCCATCCAGACCAGGCCCAGGCTGATGCCGCAGACCAGCAGCAGCATCACCACGGTGACCGCGCTGGAATAGCCAATCTCGTTGGTGTCGAAGGCGAGCAGATAGGCATAATAGTTGGTGACCTCGGTAACCGTGCCCGGGCCGCCGCCGGTCAGGAGGAAGATCAGCGGGAACGCCTTCACACTGTCGATCAGGCGGAACATGCCTGATATTACCAGGATCGGCGTGATGAAGGGCAGGGTGACGTACCAGAAGATCTGCAGCTTGCTCGCGCCGTCGACGAGGGCAGCTTCCGAATATTCGTCGGGAATCGTCTGCAGCGCCGCCAGCACCATCAGGAAGGTGAACGGCAGCCATTCCCAGGTGTCGGCGATGATGATCGAGGTCAGCGCGAAATCGACGTTGGAGGTCAGCGCCGGCAGCGTGACATGCAGCGCTTGCGCGGCGTAATAGAGCGGGCTGATGTCGGGTGCGTAGATCAGCTTCCAGATCACCGCGACCACGATCGGCGGCAGCACCATCGGGATCAGGAAGAAGGTGCGGGCAAACTCGACGAAGCGCGACGGCACGTTCAGGAGCAGCGCGAGCAGCATGCCCAGCAGCACCTGGAACAGCACGCTCCAGACCGAGAGCTTGGCTTGCACGGCAAGCGAGTTGACGAAGCGGGGGTCGCCGGGCAGCAGGCCATAGTTGCGGAACGGCTCGCTGAAATCGGTGGCCGAGCCCGGAATCGTCAGCTGGAACGGCGTCAGGCTGGTCACGACGAGATAGATCGCCGGCAGCACGGCGACCGCGAACAGCACGATCAGGCTCGGGGTGAGCGCAAAGGCGATGAACCTCTTGCGCTCACCGTCAATTCCGCTCTCGCTCAAAGTTTTGTCCCGGCGCGGCGGAGTGCGGCGATGGCCTGATCTTGCGCTGCGTTCATCGCATCCTTGGCCGGCAGCTGGCCCGTGGCGACCTGCTCGAACGCCTTGTTGAGGACGTCGCCGACGATGGGGAATTCCTTCGACGTGCGGTAAGCCATGTAGTTCTCGCCCTTGCCCGGCAGCTCCAGCACCTCGAGATAGAGCGCGCCGAGGTCCTGGCCGTTCACGGTGTTGAGCTTGCGATAGGCCTCACTGGTGATGATCGAGCGCCGGCACACCGAGGAGTGGCCATGCTCCTTCACGAGCCGCATCGAGATCTCGGGCGACAGCGCCCATTTGATGAATTCCCACGCCGCCTTCTGGTTCTTGGCGTTCTTGGGAATGCCGAGTCCCTGGCTGTTCGAGGCCGGATAGTCATGCACGGGACCGGCTGGCGAGCGCACCACGCGCGAGGTGTCCTTCACCTTGCTTTCGTCGGAGAGCAGGATCGGCGTCACCCAGGCGCTGGAATGGATGAAGATGTTGGCGCGGCCGGTCAGCATCGCCTGCCGCGCCTGGTCTTCGGTGTAGGTCAAGACGCCCTTCGGCGCGCTCTTGAGGAGGTTCGCATAGAACTCGATGCCCTGGATCGCCTCGGGCGTATTCAGCGCCGGCATGACATCGCCGGGCGGATTCCTGAAGATGTTGCCGCCAAAGCCCTGAATGTAGGGCGGCAGATTCCAGTTGTGGAGGAACCACGACACGATGCCGCTGACGCCATCGGTGCCGTTGATCTCGGCGCAGACCTGCTGGAGCTCGGCGAAGGTCTTTGGGATCTTCAGCCCCTTCTTCTCCATCAGGTCCATGCGCGACAGCCCCATCAGCATGGCGCCGCCTTCCCAGGAATAGCCGTAGGTCGCGCCCTTGGCGTCGCGATAGGGCATCTGCGCGCCGTCGACGAAGTCGTTTGGATTCCAGTCGGCCGGCGTCAAATTGGCATCGCCAGTGAACTCGTCGAGATTGGCGAGCAGGCCTGCCGCGATCCAGCGGGTCGCAAGCGTGAAGGTGACATTGACGAAATCATAGGCCGAGCCGCCCGAGGACAGTTCGAGATTGGCCTGCTGGTTGTAGACGGGCAGGGCCGAGAGCTGGAGGTCGACCTTCATGCCGGTCTTGTCCTCGAACTCGGGGATGTATTTCTGCAGCAGCGTGAAGAAGCGGTGCTGGAACGAGGCACCGTGCAGCGTGACGCCGGCAAACGGCTTGGTTTGTGCGATCAGCGGCGCCGGGAATGCGGCGAGCGCGGCGGTGGCGGCGCTGGCCTTGAGCAGCTTGCGCCTCGTGATCGAGCTCACGCGCGGTGCAGTCTTCATTGTTACCTCCCTCACTTTTTGTCTGCCGGTTTCAACGCGCCCGTCTGGTGCGGGCGTTCTCGTCCTCGACGTCCTTCTTCTTCTGGCGCGACATGGCGGTGACGATATTCTGTTCGGTCAGATCCATCAGCTTGTGCATGGCCTGGCGCGCTCCGTCGGGATTACGCGCCCAGATCTCGTCGAGCACCGAGCGGTGATAGGGCAGGCTCTTGCGCGGCGCGCCCGGATTGGTGCTCGACAGGTTGAACGACATGCGCAGCGCCGCAGCCACGGTCGCACCGAAGGCGATCAGGAAATCGTTCCCCGTGGCGATCAGGATTCCGCGGTGAAACTGCAAGTCCGGCTCGGCATAGGCGACGCGGTCCATGCCGGCCGCGTCCATGCCGCGATAGGCGCGCTCGATCCGGGCAAAATCCTCGTCGGTGCCGCGCTCTGCGCAGATCGCGCAGGCCTCGGGCTCGACGATCCGGCGGACCTCCATGATCTGCTTGGCGAACTCCTGCGTCGGCAGTGCCGATAGCGTCCAGTTCAGCAGTTCCTCGTCGAGCATGTTCCAGTCGAACCGCGCCC comes from Bradyrhizobium diazoefficiens and encodes:
- a CDS encoding N-formylglutamate amidohydrolase; protein product: MTRFDGEVSPAFEIVEPAEWRAPIIFNSPHSGSTYPDEFLSASRIDLPTLRRSEDSFMDELIGHLSERGFPTVRVNFPRSYVDVNREPYELDPRMFTGRLPSFANTRSMRVAGGLGTIPRVVGDGQEIYRDRILVDDALARIETLYKPYHRALRRLINKVHQMFGTVVLVDCHSMPSVGVSRDEPRRPDVVIGDRYGTSCTPLLPDRVEETLAGLGYSIGRNKPYAGGFITEHYGNPASGLHAVQLELNRAIYMDERRRERGPRFAQVANDFGVLADVLATTVPFGDLGPFQAAAE
- the cpdR gene encoding cell cycle two-component system response regulator CpdR — encoded protein: MPKILLAEDDNDMRRFLVKALENAGFQVSSHDNGMAAYQRLREEPFEMLLTDIVMPEMDGIELARRASELDPDIKIMFITGFAAVALNSDSDAPKNAKVLSKPVHLRELVSEVNKMLAA
- a CDS encoding DUF2945 domain-containing protein, which encodes MPKPFHRGDHVSWNSEVGRVRGHILRVHTKDVDYKGHTHHASPDDPQYEIKSDKTDHVALHKGKALRRLKS
- a CDS encoding DUF488 domain-containing protein, producing the protein MAHPFFTIGHATRSIEEFVALLRTSSVTFVADVRTVPRSRTNPQYNRETLPQSLAAVSIGYEHIASLGGLRSRKREVPRETNAFWQNDSFHNYADHAMGAAFHEGLAHLRELGRARRCAIMCAETLWWRCHRRIITDYLLAAGETVFHILGPGQVDEAKMNPAAHILRDGRLDYPAPFSP
- a CDS encoding carbohydrate ABC transporter permease, whose product is MSESSLRKATPGRLIAITVTLLILLSPFLWLLQMSFKTNDQILQFPPPLIFTPTLENYISLWHSAFSASFVNSLLSASLSTALALLLGVPAAYALSRWAGRGKHGLSFAILVTRMAPPIAFTIPFFLFYRWIGLLDTITGLVLVYTSFNLPLVIWMMQPFFDTIPVSLEEAALVDGARTRTVFTRIVLPMVTPGIAATAILCFLYAWNDFFFALILTRTNARTAPVAVVNFMNYEGWEWGKIAAGGSLVMAPVLIFSLAVRRYLVSGLTAGAVKG
- a CDS encoding carbohydrate ABC transporter permease; its protein translation is MSESGIDGERKRFIAFALTPSLIVLFAVAVLPAIYLVVTSLTPFQLTIPGSATDFSEPFRNYGLLPGDPRFVNSLAVQAKLSVWSVLFQVLLGMLLALLLNVPSRFVEFARTFFLIPMVLPPIVVAVIWKLIYAPDISPLYYAAQALHVTLPALTSNVDFALTSIIIADTWEWLPFTFLMVLAALQTIPDEYSEAALVDGASKLQIFWYVTLPFITPILVISGMFRLIDSVKAFPLIFLLTGGGPGTVTEVTNYYAYLLAFDTNEIGYSSAVTVVMLLLVCGISLGLVWMGRRREALA
- a CDS encoding ABC transporter substrate-binding protein; translated protein: MKTAPRVSSITRRKLLKASAATAALAAFPAPLIAQTKPFAGVTLHGASFQHRFFTLLQKYIPEFEDKTGMKVDLQLSALPVYNQQANLELSSGGSAYDFVNVTFTLATRWIAAGLLANLDEFTGDANLTPADWNPNDFVDGAQMPYRDAKGATYGYSWEGGAMLMGLSRMDLMEKKGLKIPKTFAELQQVCAEINGTDGVSGIVSWFLHNWNLPPYIQGFGGNIFRNPPGDVMPALNTPEAIQGIEFYANLLKSAPKGVLTYTEDQARQAMLTGRANIFIHSSAWVTPILLSDESKVKDTSRVVRSPAGPVHDYPASNSQGLGIPKNAKNQKAAWEFIKWALSPEISMRLVKEHGHSSVCRRSIITSEAYRKLNTVNGQDLGALYLEVLELPGKGENYMAYRTSKEFPIVGDVLNKAFEQVATGQLPAKDAMNAAQDQAIAALRRAGTKL
- a CDS encoding FadR/GntR family transcriptional regulator, with translation MAKSRSKDSPQSIAREVARLILTGVWREGTTLPREIELASRFDVSRASLREALSLLKAKGLIASKQKAGTHVRARFDWNMLDEELLNWTLSALPTQEFAKQIMEVRRIVEPEACAICAERGTDEDFARIERAYRGMDAAGMDRVAYAEPDLQFHRGILIATGNDFLIAFGATVAAALRMSFNLSSTNPGAPRKSLPYHRSVLDEIWARNPDGARQAMHKLMDLTEQNIVTAMSRQKKKDVEDENARTRRAR